One Trichosurus vulpecula isolate mTriVul1 chromosome 7, mTriVul1.pri, whole genome shotgun sequence genomic region harbors:
- the BNIP5 gene encoding protein BNIP5 — protein MEKHRASWKAELWMRRKVHSPDRVQGSKKTPGTGDSWDPRSLRRASSERVQPLDRQENLLDSDGSAVPKLEKTNGATREQGGQRSNHKDKAHKKAPHGLLKTLANILTRTGSEKQKERGEKKSKEKCNSPQDPKHLEAYVDPPEPTFKKKSKEKGDKKSKEKCISPQSPEPPEALAEPPEPTSKKKDGRSSLKKAFSFKKYGNEEAKKSSGLDSRSPEERRPTKPTSLALRMCYRPASLTTPDSDEEEVHERWPTEVRTLDSTGLSNQVGQPPPKEEPRLRRDSESKDIVIQKIVALLKEEGDRFNEKIKEDPNFKAAWDNLSLNSIDKLVAFLGDKEENQKEPDGNQVERRYHSTTKFTGNTNHAVHRLMGRRDLNVMHTFGHMPYDNKQLHTRIHQEPASLSSHVCLPSLGSEICCA, from the exons ATGGAGAAACACCGGGCTTCGTGGAAGGCAGAATTATGGATGAGAAGAAAAGTCCATTCCCCAGACAGGGTTCAGGGTTCCAAGAAGACACCAGGAACTGGCGACTCTTGGGATCCACGATCGCTTCGCCGGGCATCAAGCGAACGGGTCCAACCCTTGGACAGGCAAGAAAACTTATTGGATAGTGATGGCTCTGCGGTCCCAAAGCTAGAGAAAACCAATGGGGCTACCAGGGAGCAGGGTGGCCAAAGAAGTAACCACAAGGACAAGGCCCACAAGAAGGCCCCGCATGGGTTGCTAAAGACCCTGGCGAACATCCTGACCAGGACAGGGtcagagaaacagaaggaaaggggagaaaaaaagtcaaaggaGAAATGCAATTCCCCTCAAGACCCAAAACACCTAGAGGCGTATGTAGACCCACCAGAACCAACCTTtaagaaaaagagcaaagaaaagggagacaaaaaatcaaaggagaaatgcATCTCCCCTCAGAGCCCAGAACCCCCAGAGGCATTGGCAGAACCACCAGAGCCAACCTCTAAGAAGAAGGATGGGAGGTCTAGCCTCAAGAAGgccttttcttttaagaaatatgGCAATGAAGAGGCCAAGAAATCATCAGGCTTGGACTCTAGAAGCCCTGAGGAAAGGAGGCCTACAAAGCCTACTTCTCTTGCTTTGCGCATGTGCTATAGACCAGCAAGTCTGACTACTCCTG ACTCCGACGAAGAGGAAGTACATGAGAGGTGGCCCACAGAAGTCAGGACTCTTGATTCTACTGGACTTTCCAACCAAGTTGGGCAGCCCCCACCAAAGGAGGAACCACGTCTTAGAAGAGATTCTGAATCTA aGGACATTGTTATCCAGAAGATAGTTGCTCTTCTCAAAGAGGAAGGAGACAGGTTCAATGAAAAG ATCAAAGAAGACCCAAATTTTAAGGCAGCCTGGGACAACCTCTCCCTTAACTCCATAGACAAATTGGTGGCTTTTCTTGGAGATAAGGAAGAGAACCAGAAGGAGCCAGATGGGAATCAAGTAGAGAGACGCTATCATTCAACTACCAAATTTACAGGCAACACTAACCATGCTGTCCACCGACTCATGGGCCGGAGAGACCTCAACGTTATGCACACATTTGG